A section of the Chryseobacterium ginsenosidimutans genome encodes:
- a CDS encoding Crp/Fnr family transcriptional regulator yields the protein MISKFIFNNQYLFQELPEYDKEMLQKVMQVKNYRKNEAIFTEGTIPNGIFYLKEGKVKKYKVDNDGREQIIYIYNAGEFFGYSAILSDHSYGDTTQVIESSVVAFIPKEDFLHILDQSVVFSRFLLKSLSHEFSVMANLMTVLSQRTVRERAALSLLILHNKYKSNNATENVYITLSRVDLANMVGTARETLARILHDFREEQLIAMQGRKIQVKDINRLTRIANL from the coding sequence ATGATTTCAAAATTTATTTTTAATAATCAATATCTTTTTCAGGAACTTCCCGAATACGATAAGGAAATGCTTCAAAAAGTGATGCAGGTTAAAAACTACCGTAAAAACGAAGCCATATTTACTGAAGGGACTATTCCTAATGGTATATTTTATTTAAAGGAAGGGAAGGTAAAAAAATATAAAGTTGATAATGATGGAAGGGAACAGATTATCTATATTTATAATGCCGGGGAGTTTTTTGGATATTCAGCCATCTTAAGTGATCATTCTTATGGAGATACTACCCAGGTCATTGAAAGTTCGGTTGTTGCTTTTATCCCAAAAGAAGATTTTTTACATATTCTTGATCAATCCGTGGTATTTTCCAGATTTCTTCTCAAAAGCCTAAGTCATGAGTTTAGTGTAATGGCTAACCTGATGACCGTTTTGTCCCAACGCACTGTCAGGGAGCGTGCCGCACTTAGCTTATTGATTCTCCATAATAAATACAAATCAAACAATGCTACTGAAAATGTATATATTACCTTATCCCGCGTTGACTTAGCCAATATGGTGGGAACAGCAAGAGAAACATTAGCCCGTATCCTGCATGATTTTAGGGAAGAACAGCTTATTGCTATGCAAGGAAGGAAAATACAGGTGAAAGATATAAACAGATTGACACGTATTGCTAATCTTTAA
- a CDS encoding YoaK family protein, with product MFRHKGKGRTYSHNLKLASILSCVAGLVNITGVLSVSTLTTNVTGHFAYFSEELFVKNYKMAFFYLLYILFFLLGAFVSGVITEWATKYKSHTSYIIPLSIEMVIMLIIAFSPDILPKNSSVQLIISSALLFSMGLQNALVTRVSQSVVRTTHLTGLFTDLGIELSQLFFHQQKGKKIQLKKSIFLKLMIISCFFLGGIIGGFTYQQIQLKTLLLPATLLLFALWYDRLLFRYYHLKRKLR from the coding sequence ATGTTTAGACATAAGGGGAAAGGACGAACATATTCGCATAATTTAAAACTGGCTTCTATTCTGTCCTGTGTTGCAGGGTTGGTGAATATCACAGGCGTACTTTCCGTAAGTACCCTAACTACCAATGTAACAGGACATTTTGCCTATTTTTCTGAAGAGCTATTTGTAAAGAATTATAAAATGGCATTTTTTTATTTGTTATACATCCTATTTTTCTTACTGGGTGCTTTTGTTTCTGGGGTTATCACAGAATGGGCTACAAAGTATAAATCCCATACTTCTTATATCATTCCTTTATCCATTGAAATGGTTATCATGCTCATCATTGCATTTTCACCTGATATATTACCTAAAAACTCTTCTGTCCAGCTAATCATTTCTTCCGCTTTGCTTTTTTCCATGGGATTACAGAATGCTCTTGTTACCCGCGTTTCCCAGTCTGTAGTAAGAACAACCCACCTCACAGGCCTCTTTACCGATCTAGGTATAGAGTTATCTCAGTTGTTTTTTCATCAGCAAAAAGGGAAAAAGATACAATTGAAAAAAAGCATTTTTTTAAAGCTAATGATCATCAGCTGTTTCTTTCTGGGTGGAATTATTGGAGGATTTACCTATCAGCAAATTCAACTAAAAACACTTCTTCTCCCTGCAACTTTACTATTATTTGCCCTATGGTATGACAGATTATTATTCCGGTACTATCACCTGAAAAGAAAATTGAGATAG
- a CDS encoding phosphatase PAP2 family protein has product MKLLTMVLITLTCSNICFGQVTYDSVTLKDPNFGRYDDKVYKPNYKKLIVPTVFIAYGIVSLSSDDLKNLNRSTRYEIGEHQPKHIKLDNYTQYLPVVMVYGYNLAGIKGKHNLKERTIIYGTSQLISAAFVLPLKHLVKEERPDGSNNLSFPSGHTAAAFSSAQFLFREYKDENFWLAITGYPVAIFTGIYRTLNDKHWVGDVVAGAGFGILSTELAYWLFPTVNKLFNKKESKNITFIYPVLEPKNFGAGLVLNF; this is encoded by the coding sequence ATGAAATTATTAACCATGGTACTAATCACTTTGACCTGCTCAAACATTTGTTTTGGGCAGGTTACATATGATTCAGTTACACTAAAAGATCCGAATTTCGGAAGGTATGATGACAAGGTTTATAAACCCAATTATAAAAAACTGATTGTTCCAACAGTTTTTATTGCCTACGGCATTGTGAGCTTAAGTTCCGATGATCTTAAAAACCTTAATAGATCTACTCGGTATGAAATCGGTGAACATCAACCCAAACATATCAAACTGGATAATTACACACAATATTTACCGGTCGTAATGGTTTACGGATATAATCTAGCAGGAATAAAAGGAAAGCATAATTTGAAAGAAAGGACGATTATTTATGGAACCTCTCAGCTTATTTCCGCCGCCTTCGTATTACCTTTAAAACATTTGGTAAAAGAAGAACGCCCCGATGGATCTAACAATCTTTCTTTCCCTTCCGGTCATACTGCAGCGGCTTTTTCTTCTGCACAATTTCTATTCAGGGAATATAAAGATGAAAATTTTTGGCTGGCAATTACCGGGTATCCTGTTGCTATTTTTACTGGAATTTATAGGACATTAAATGATAAACATTGGGTAGGAGATGTAGTGGCAGGAGCAGGATTTGGTATTTTAAGTACTGAATTGGCTTATTGGTTATTTCCCACTGTCAATAAACTGTTTAATAAGAAAGAATCAAAAAATATAACATTCATATATCCCGTTCTTGAACCTAAAAACTTTGGAGCTGGGCTTGTTTTAAATTTTTAA
- a CDS encoding DUF3570 domain-containing protein — translation MKKIIISIIALFGIFNAKAQENTGNEQPKKLTFDEANLVSSYYKQDGNNSAVTGGTGTENLTDISNTIDVTMVKYDKKDRKNKFNFSVGIDHYTSASSDMIDLKANSSASHADNRIYPALSWSSENETKGTTLLAGVSFSSEFDYQSYGANVGFSQKTANKMGEFTAKFQAYLDQVKLIAPIELRTADNEGTSGRNTFALSLSYSQIINQNFQVEFLADGIQQTGYLSLPFHRVYFTDNSVHQEALPDKRFKIPLGVRANYFLGDKVILRAYYRYYTDDWGLKSNTFSLETPVKISPFVSVSPFYRYYSQTAAKYFAPYQQHTAFDDFYTSNYDLSKFDSHFYGAGIRFSPKNGLFGVERLNMLEIRYGHYTKSVGMQSDIISLNLRFK, via the coding sequence ATGAAAAAAATAATAATAAGTATCATTGCTCTTTTCGGAATTTTCAATGCAAAAGCACAGGAAAATACAGGCAATGAACAGCCTAAAAAACTGACTTTTGATGAAGCTAATCTGGTTTCCAGCTATTATAAACAGGACGGAAACAATTCGGCGGTCACAGGAGGAACCGGAACAGAGAACCTTACAGACATTTCCAATACCATTGATGTCACAATGGTGAAATATGATAAAAAAGACAGAAAAAACAAATTTAATTTCAGTGTCGGAATAGATCATTATACCTCAGCATCTTCCGATATGATCGATTTGAAAGCCAATTCATCAGCTTCTCATGCAGACAACAGAATTTATCCGGCATTAAGTTGGAGCAGTGAAAACGAAACCAAAGGAACGACATTATTGGCCGGAGTTTCATTTTCTTCAGAATTCGATTATCAGTCTTACGGTGCGAATGTTGGATTTTCTCAAAAAACAGCCAATAAAATGGGAGAATTTACGGCAAAATTCCAGGCTTATCTCGATCAGGTAAAACTGATTGCTCCCATAGAATTGCGGACTGCAGACAATGAAGGAACAAGTGGCAGAAATACTTTTGCGCTTTCCCTCTCCTATTCACAGATCATCAATCAGAATTTTCAGGTGGAGTTTTTGGCAGACGGAATTCAGCAAACAGGATATTTAAGCTTACCTTTCCACCGTGTTTATTTTACAGATAATTCCGTTCATCAGGAAGCTCTGCCCGATAAAAGGTTTAAAATTCCTTTGGGAGTAAGAGCCAATTATTTCTTAGGAGACAAAGTTATTTTGAGAGCGTATTACCGTTACTATACTGATGATTGGGGTTTAAAATCAAATACATTCAGTCTGGAGACACCTGTGAAAATCTCACCTTTTGTTTCGGTAAGCCCTTTTTACAGATATTATTCGCAGACAGCCGCTAAATATTTTGCGCCTTATCAGCAACATACTGCTTTTGACGATTTTTATACCAGTAATTATGATCTTTCAAAATTTGACAGCCATTTTTACGGAGCAGGAATCCGATTCAGTCCGAAGAACGGTTTGTTTGGCGTCGAACGTCTCAACATGCTGGAAATCCGATACGGACATTATACGAAATCTGTAGGAATGCAGTCTGATATTATTTCGTTGAACTTAAGATTTAAATGA
- a CDS encoding DUF4266 domain-containing protein produces MKNFIKISTVICFLVTIASAQSCTTVKEYEKNKLNDAEMVLGNRTIEKTELSFQSYREGSSGANAGKVGGGCGCN; encoded by the coding sequence ATGAAAAATTTCATAAAAATATCAACAGTAATTTGTTTTTTAGTAACAATTGCTTCTGCGCAATCCTGTACAACCGTAAAAGAGTACGAAAAAAATAAACTGAACGATGCCGAAATGGTTCTTGGAAACAGAACAATAGAAAAAACCGAACTGAGCTTTCAGTCTTACAGGGAAGGCTCTTCCGGAGCCAATGCAGGGAAAGTTGGCGGCGGTTGCGGATGTAATTAA
- a CDS encoding FAD:protein FMN transferase, producing the protein MLKEFKRPQKLMGNAFEITVVNEDEITAQHHIDAAIDEIRRIEKLLTTFSEESQTNLINQNAGIQPVRVDCEVFDLIERSLRISNITDGYFDISYGGIDKSFWNFDCEMKQLPDPELIKEHLKLVNYQNILLNRENQTVFLKEKGMRIGFGGIGKGYAAEMAKRLLQKRGVISGIVNASGDLTTWGNQADGKPWTVGIADPDNAKQPFSYMNITDMAIATSGNYEKFVVIDGKKYSHTINPKTGMPVSGVKSVTIFCPNAEIADAMATPVSIMGIESALNMINQVNHLECIIIDDQDNIYSSQNINLK; encoded by the coding sequence ATGTTAAAAGAATTCAAAAGACCTCAGAAATTAATGGGGAATGCTTTTGAAATTACCGTTGTCAACGAAGACGAAATAACAGCACAACACCATATTGACGCTGCGATCGACGAAATTCGGAGAATTGAAAAACTGCTAACGACCTTCAGCGAAGAAAGCCAGACCAATCTTATCAACCAAAATGCAGGAATACAGCCTGTAAGGGTTGATTGTGAAGTTTTTGACCTGATTGAAAGAAGCTTGAGAATCAGTAATATCACAGATGGATATTTTGACATTTCATACGGTGGAATCGACAAAAGTTTCTGGAATTTCGATTGTGAAATGAAACAACTTCCCGATCCTGAATTGATTAAAGAACATCTGAAATTAGTCAATTATCAGAACATTCTACTGAATCGTGAAAACCAAACGGTATTTCTAAAAGAAAAAGGAATGAGAATCGGTTTCGGAGGAATCGGAAAAGGGTATGCCGCCGAAATGGCAAAAAGACTTCTTCAGAAAAGGGGAGTTATTTCGGGAATTGTAAACGCTTCGGGCGATCTAACGACTTGGGGAAATCAGGCAGACGGGAAACCGTGGACTGTCGGAATTGCCGATCCCGACAATGCAAAACAGCCGTTTTCCTATATGAATATTACAGATATGGCCATTGCAACTTCCGGAAATTATGAAAAATTTGTCGTCATCGACGGTAAAAAATATTCTCATACCATTAACCCAAAAACGGGAATGCCTGTTTCGGGTGTAAAAAGTGTTACCATTTTTTGTCCGAACGCAGAAATTGCCGATGCAATGGCTACTCCCGTAAGTATTATGGGAATTGAATCTGCCCTAAATATGATAAATCAGGTCAATCATCTGGAATGCATCATTATTGACGATCAGGACAATATCTATTCATCTCAAAACATTAATTTAAAATGA
- a CDS encoding thioredoxin family protein produces MKTIILALMMVVFSIGIKAQNRLETAKKQATENKELILLNFSGSDWCIPCIKLHKNIIETEDFKKLETDNVIVYINADFPRNKKNQLSPELKKENASLADRYNSKGLFPYTLLLNSEGKVLKSWEGLPSENALAFSKEIRDIKENQK; encoded by the coding sequence ATGAAAACAATAATTTTAGCCTTGATGATGGTCGTTTTTTCCATTGGTATTAAGGCTCAGAATCGTTTGGAAACTGCTAAAAAACAAGCAACAGAAAACAAAGAGCTTATTTTGCTTAATTTTTCCGGTTCCGACTGGTGCATTCCATGTATTAAACTTCATAAAAATATTATCGAAACAGAAGATTTCAAAAAGCTTGAAACCGACAATGTAATTGTCTATATCAACGCAGATTTTCCAAGAAATAAGAAGAATCAGCTTTCTCCCGAACTGAAAAAAGAAAATGCTTCACTTGCAGATCGATATAATTCAAAAGGCCTGTTTCCTTACACATTGTTATTGAATTCTGAAGGAAAAGTACTGAAAAGCTGGGAAGGTCTACCTTCTGAAAACGCTTTGGCTTTCAGCAAAGAAATCAGAGATATCAAAGAAAATCAAAAATAG
- a CDS encoding heme-binding domain-containing protein — protein sequence MNKSFFTTKNILIILLLLFIGIQFIDVKRNVSPNHSANAIENYYKIPVKVQTILKTSCYDCHSNNTSYPWYSKVQPVKLWLSDHVNSGKRHLNFDEFNTYSRDKKLKKLNEIVETVKEGEMPLTFYTAIHHKAKLSMSDQSEIEKWVNETKREVK from the coding sequence ATGAATAAATCCTTTTTTACTACAAAAAATATATTGATCATACTATTGTTATTGTTCATCGGTATTCAGTTTATTGATGTTAAAAGAAATGTCAGTCCGAACCACTCTGCCAATGCCATTGAAAATTATTATAAAATACCTGTAAAAGTTCAAACCATTTTGAAAACGAGCTGCTACGACTGCCATTCCAACAATACTTCTTATCCTTGGTACAGTAAGGTGCAGCCGGTGAAATTGTGGCTGTCGGATCATGTCAATTCGGGTAAAAGACATTTGAATTTTGATGAATTCAATACGTATAGCCGTGATAAAAAGCTTAAAAAACTTAATGAAATTGTAGAAACAGTAAAAGAGGGCGAAATGCCGCTTACTTTTTACACAGCTATTCATCATAAGGCAAAACTTTCGATGTCTGATCAATCTGAAATAGAAAAATGGGTAAATGAAACAAAGAGAGAGGTTAAATAA
- a CDS encoding efflux RND transporter periplasmic adaptor subunit codes for MSKSIQNKYSVLLMLILFFAVQCNKKEETVAKPPTPKDESRVVLTDAQISNTPIETMSLSVKNISTILKINGKIDVPPQNMISVSVPLGGYLKSTNLLPGMQVKKGQVIAVIENPQFIQLQQDYLMAKSKLHFAELDYNRQKKLNQSQASSDKVMQQAQSEMNSQRIMMNTLAEQLQLVNINPGNLTSGNIRKSVPVYSTINGFVSKVNVNIGKFVNPSDVLFELINPNDIHLNLKVYEKDLQMLKIGQRFIAYTNTQPEKKYGGEIILISKDINADGTADVHCHFEQYDQNLTPGMYMNAEIETETSFSNALPEESAVNFEGKDYVFVQEKKQIYKLIPVMLGEAENGFVQIKNFEDFKNRKIVTKNAYTLLMKLKNTASEEE; via the coding sequence ATGTCAAAATCAATTCAAAATAAATATTCGGTTTTATTAATGCTTATCCTCTTTTTTGCGGTCCAATGCAATAAAAAGGAAGAAACTGTGGCAAAGCCACCGACTCCCAAAGACGAAAGTAGGGTTGTACTTACCGATGCGCAGATCAGCAATACTCCCATAGAAACAATGTCTCTTTCTGTAAAGAATATTTCTACAATACTTAAAATTAACGGGAAAATAGATGTTCCGCCACAGAATATGATTTCTGTAAGCGTTCCATTGGGAGGGTATCTGAAAAGTACTAACCTATTGCCGGGAATGCAGGTGAAGAAAGGCCAGGTAATTGCTGTTATCGAAAATCCTCAGTTTATCCAGCTTCAGCAGGATTATCTGATGGCAAAATCAAAACTTCATTTTGCGGAACTGGATTATAACAGACAGAAAAAGCTGAATCAGAGCCAGGCAAGCAGTGATAAAGTAATGCAGCAGGCTCAGTCTGAGATGAACAGCCAGAGAATTATGATGAATACTTTGGCAGAACAGCTTCAGCTCGTCAATATCAATCCCGGAAATTTGACTTCGGGAAATATCAGAAAAAGTGTTCCAGTCTACAGTACAATCAATGGTTTTGTGAGTAAGGTGAATGTGAATATAGGGAAGTTTGTCAATCCGTCTGATGTTTTATTTGAACTTATTAATCCCAATGATATTCATCTGAACCTTAAAGTGTATGAAAAAGACCTCCAAATGCTGAAAATAGGACAAAGATTTATAGCTTACACCAATACCCAGCCTGAGAAAAAATATGGTGGAGAAATTATTCTAATCAGCAAAGACATCAATGCAGATGGAACGGCAGATGTGCATTGCCATTTTGAGCAATATGACCAAAACCTGACTCCAGGAATGTATATGAACGCTGAAATAGAAACCGAAACCTCTTTTTCTAATGCGCTTCCTGAGGAAAGTGCCGTCAATTTTGAAGGTAAGGATTATGTTTTTGTTCAGGAAAAAAAACAAATCTATAAACTGATTCCTGTAATGTTGGGAGAAGCTGAAAACGGTTTTGTTCAAATTAAAAATTTTGAAGATTTTAAGAACAGAAAAATTGTTACCAAAAATGCATACACACTTTTGATGAAACTTAAAAACACAGCAAGCGAAGAAGAATAA